One Aquarana catesbeiana isolate 2022-GZ linkage group LG06, ASM4218655v1, whole genome shotgun sequence genomic region harbors:
- the RNF151 gene encoding RING finger protein 151, protein MDLERAEQQMAVEEAMGGGYDLEIFAENPDDDLLCSICHGVLRCPVMVCCGHIFCRKCILQWLKRQQTCPCCRTEVKGKLLVQMHKLKKRINRLQVKCPNEAHGCPAIFPLLRTEEHAESCAFGLLSCSNEGCPAEVLRKDICEHSQTCQFWRDVCHMGCGTLLTPENREEHNCYMELKELYNKQLHKLRQKARRIESLTTQMSRQIQLLSEGLEGAEAATSTQEPQ, encoded by the exons ATGGATCTAGAAAGAGCAGAGCAGCAGATGGCTGTAGAAGAGGCAATG GGTGGTGGATACGATCTAGAAATCTTTGCTGAAAATCCAGATGATGATCTCCTCTGCTCAATATGCCATGGAGTGCTGCGGTGTCCGGTCATGGTATGCTGTGGTCACATCTTCTGCAGGAAATGTATCTTACAATGGCTAAAGAG GCAGCAGACCTGTCCCTGCTGTAGAACAGAGGTGAAGGGCAAATTATTAGTGCAGATGCACAAGCTAAAGAAGAGAATTAACCGCCTGCAAGTCAAG tgCCCTAATGAAGCACACGGATGTCCTGCCATCTTTCCTCTGTTGCGGACTGAAGAGCATGCGGAGAGTTGCGCCTTTGGGCTGCTTAGTTGCTCCAACGAGGGCTGCCCCGCTGAGGTTCTGCGGAAGGACATTTGCGAGCACAGCCAGACCTGCCAGTTTTGGCGCGATGTGTGTCACATGGGCTGCGGTACCTTGCTGACGCCCGAAAACCGAGAGGAGCATAACTGCTACATGGAGCTGAAGGAGCTCTACAACAAACAGCTGCATAAGCTGCGTCAGAAAGCCCGAAGGATAGAGAGTCTGACGACCCAGATGAGCCGACAGATACAGCTGCTCAGCGAGGGGCTGGAGGGAGCCGAAGCTGCCACCTCTACACAAGAACCACAATAG
- the RPS2 gene encoding small ribosomal subunit protein uS5: protein MADDAGGNRGGFRGGFGSGGRGRGRGRGRGRGRGRGARGKADDKEWVPVTKLGRLVKDMKIKSLEEIYLFSLPIKESEIIDFFLGSTLKDEVLKIMPVQKQTRAGQRTRFKAFVAIGDYNGHVGLGVKCSKEVATAIRGAIILAKLSIVPVRRGYWGNKIGKPHTVPCKVTGRCGSVLVRLIPAPRGTGIVSAPVPKKLLMMAGIDDCYTSARGCTATLGNFAKATFDAISKTYHYLTPDLWKETIFTKSPYQEYTDHLAKTHTRVSVQRTQAAAVPATS, encoded by the exons ATGGCGGACGACGCCGGTGGTAACAGGGGAGGGTTCCGGGGGGGCTTCGGCAGTGGAGGCCGGGGTCGCGGACGTGGAAGAGGCAGGGGCCGCGGAAGAGGACGTGGAGCCCGCGGGAAAGCTGATGACAAGGAA TGGGTTCCCGTCACCAAACTCGGCCGCCTGGTCAAAGACATGAAGATCAAGTCCCTGGAGGAGATCTACCTCTTCTCTCTGCCTATTAAG GAGTCTGAGATCATCGACTTTTTCCTGGGTTCCACTCTGAAAGATGAGGTCTTGAAGATCATGCCTGTGCAGAAACAGACCCGTGCCGGACAGCGGACAAGGTTCAAG GCTTTTGTGGCCATTGGAGACTACAATGGCCATGTTGGTCTGGGTGTGAAATGCTCCAAGGAAGTTGCCACGGCTATCCGTGGTGCCATCATTCTGGCTAAACTGTCCATCGTACCTGTCCGCAGAGGCTACTGGGGTAACAAGATCGGCAAGCCACACACCGTGCCTTGCAAG GTGACTGGTCGTTGTGGTTCTGTACTGGTACGCCTGATCCCGGCTCCCAGAGGTACTGGCATTGTCTCAGCTCCTGTCCCCAAGAAGCTGCTGATGATGGCCGGTATTGATGATTGCTACACCTCAGCTAGGGGCTGCACAGCCACTCTGGGCAACTTTG CTAAAGCCACCTTTGATGCCATCTCAAAGACTTATCACTATCTGACTCCTGATCTCTGGAAGGAAACCATCTTCACCAAGTCCCCATACCAG GAGTACACTGACCATCTTGCAAAGACTCACACCAGAGTGTCTGTGCAGAGGACCCAGGCTGCTGCTGTTCCTGCCACCTCCTAA